From the genome of Danio aesculapii chromosome 16, fDanAes4.1, whole genome shotgun sequence, one region includes:
- the baalca gene encoding BAALC binder of MAP3K1 and KLF4 a, with translation MGCGGSRSATIEPRYYESRDTESTWLTNTDTERTAAGNGTGESAGAGTSDNDNTTAAAGAGQREEKAVTVSRNSSVKEKRLVNAGTQCSRNTTNSQRRPAHRDAEVKSKSKKIPDADGVKRVCPAVNTEAVS, from the exons ATGGGCTGCGGGGGAAGCAGATCCGCCACAATTGAGCCCCGGTATTACGAGAGCAGAGACACCGAGTCTACGTGGCTCACTAACACGGACACGGAACGGACAGCCGCCGGTAACGGAACCGGCGAGAGCGCGGGCGCGGGCACGAGCGACAATGACAATACAACAGCGGCTGCCGGTGCAG gTCAGAGGGAAGAGAAGGCTGTGACGGTGAGCAGAAACTCCTCAGTGAAGGAGAAGCGGCTGGTGAACGCCGGCACACAGTGCAGCAGAAACACCACCAACAGCCAGAGGAGACCCGCACACAGAGACGCAGAG GTTAAGAGTAAATCTAAGAAAATCCCTGACGCTGACGGGGTTAAACGTGTCTGTCCGGCTGTAAACACTGAAGCCGTATCCTGA